The genomic stretch TGTAACTTGAACTCTCTTCTTCTTGAATGAAAGGCAGCTCCTGCCATTGaaggtttcaaaaaaaaaaaaaaaaagctgttcTGAATCACTGTGCTGTCTGCATCCTCCTCAACAGTCACCTTTGGGCTGGGACCCTCTCCCTCCCGGGTCTTCAGTCCCCGGACCTTTCTGTGGTCCAGTGTCCCTTCCCTTTCCAGAGCCCAGATTACGCAGATCGTCTGAATTTCAAACAATTTGACTTTGTGCTTTTTTTGCATGTTTGTCTCATGAATCCATGTCGGGGGCAGTTCGAGAGATCATACGCTTCGCTGGTAATTCATGAGCACGCATTTCAACTTCACTGTACAGACACAATCTGAACCCCACATGCACAATTGTAAATGACAACAATGTCTGTTCGGAACGTGACCGAGGATGCAGATGCACTGTAATCCTTTTGCATATCAGCCAAGACAGACACCGGCCGTGCCACTGCCAACACCACGACAGAAGCATTCTGGTAAGCTAGCTGCAGCCCGCGCTTTCCCCACCGCCACTTTCTCCGGCTCCCACCCGCGGCAAACTTTTCCGCCATAAAAAGTGCCTCGGCGCACGGCGCGGCAGCTCCTAGCTCCACACTCTCCTGCTGCCAGTGCCAGCCAGTGCAACACGAGCAGAGGATGAGCTCGTGGTTCTACAAGTTGCGGCACAAGAGGGGCGGCGCCGCGATCGCGGGTGGCGAGCCCGACGACGTCGCCAAgccggtggcgccggcgccgagccCCTGCTCCCCGAACAGGGCGTCCTACTACGTCCCGAGCAGGGAGCgcgtcctcccgccgccgcgcccggctAGGGAGGACAACCCCAGGCTCCGGGACACCCACTTCCCGCGCAGCCCGCAGCCGAGCGACATCGTCTTCGACGTCGTTGCCCGCCGCGACGACCACCGCTTCAAGCCCATGCCGGAGCTCAAGCTGCGGCCCATCCTCACCAGGCACGGCGCGGCCTCGGCGGACAGCACCAGCGCGGCCGCGTCGCCCACGGCCAGGGTGCGCCCGCGGTTCCACGtgaggccgccgccgagccacagGCGGAAGGCGGCCGCGCTGCCGaccgcggaggtggaggagaaggaggaggcctGCGCGCggcggagtcggcggcggcggcggagcgcctCCAGGCTCCGGCCGTGGATGTACGAGAGCCTGGTGGTGGTGAAGGATTCGGCGGACCCCGAGGAGGACTTCCTGGAGAGCATGGCGGAGATGATCGCCGCGAACGGCGTTCGGTCGCCGCGGGGCCTGGAGGAGCTGCTCGCGTGCTACCTCGCGCTCAACGCGCCCGACCACCACTGCGCCATCGTCGCCGCGTTCCGGCGCGCGTGGGTGCACCTGCactccgtgccgccgccgccggcgaggggacgCTGCATGCACGAATCGCGATTGATCTAGCTAGCTACTTTACTTCGCCGATCGCTGCACGCAAAAGCAAAGATTGCGACGTGCCTGTTGCTGTGTATAGTGTGGTATGATCCGGGGCGCGCGCCCTCGCTCGCGCGTTCATGTGAAAACATTGTGGTGTGCTACGGGGGCTATGATCAGGGTTCTTGCACAGATCACAAGACCGGTTGACTCGTTTTTTTCCTGCGTGGGAACCTCATTCTTGTTCGGTTTTTTATGTTGTTGCTGCAAAGCTGATGAAGGATCCATCGATCGTTGCCGCCTTTACAGATCAGGGCAGAACAAGTTGCGTCAGAAAAATGGATTGGCtcgtcttttccttttcctttttgaacAGCAGCTAATGAACAAGGAATTGCGTGTTAGATGATATTCTTAGTGTTGCATCCTGATTGTGGAAAATTTCTTCGAGAGAGAAATCTGTAACGACAGAgatcttgtgctcctggaagtaatATCATAACTTGCACGAGGTGAGCAGTATCGCGTACAACAACTTCTGGATCGGTGGATATCTGTTTTTGGAATCTGACAGCACTTCGCTTACGAAGTAGGCGGGCCAACACATGGTCTGGTTTCggtctttcaaccacaatcACTGTGTTGACAATGTGGGTAGTCGCGGCGATGTAAAGCAACAAGTTTTCGTTGGGGTTTGCCACCGTGAGGACAAGTggatttgataaaaaaaaagtccttcaagttgtagggcttgatctgcctcctcggtccattgaaacttgtcttgccgcttgagtagtttgcaGAAGGGTAGACCCCGTTCTcgaagccttgagatgaatccgTTGAGGGTCGCCATGCATCAGTTAGCTTCTGGacctgatggggcatgcatatcaGTGATGGCGGAGATTTTCTTGGGGTTAACTTCAATGCCTTGGTGACTAATAATgaatccgagtagtttcccgAAAGGCACGCCGAAGACGCACTTTGtagggttgagcttccaccggaaCTCTCGCAgacttgcgaaagtttcttctagatccgcaatCACGTCGTCGGGATTTCTGGGCTtcacgaccacgtcatccacgtacgcctcgATGTTGCgatgtagctgcttcttgaagaaCTCTTGGATGGCCCGTTGATACGTCTtgccggcgttcttcaacccgaaagacATTGCCGTGTACCAAAAGGCTTCGTATAGGGTGATGAATgtggtcttgatctggtcttcctctttgagagctatctagtaATACCCAGAATAGTAATCAAGGAAATAGAGGAGGACGCATCCAGTTGTGGAGCTCGaaaggatcctttggacagtgcttgttgaggtctgtatAGTCGACatacatcctccactcgttgttatttttctttcgcacTAGGATGGGATTGTCAAGCAACTCTGAATGATAGACTTTTTTTATGAAGCCCGCCACGAGTAGTTTgaccagctctttcttgatggcttcccttctatcttgaACGAATCGTCATAGGCATTACTTTTTTGCTGTAGCTTTTAGATTcacattgagtgagtgctcggtcagctccctgggcacccccgcTATGTCTGCTAGTTTCCATGCGAAGATATAAATAGGAAGCTGACAAGCAAGCTTTCCTATTTATGATCCAGCCCTATGCCAATCAGgactgtcttggagctatcaccagtctcaaggtcaatagcTTTGATGTTTACTTTACTTGCcgacttgaccttggttgcccccgaatTCTTTTCTGGAATCTCGAGTTTTGACGGGGACAGTTTCTTGGAtgcggtgaagacttgcattattgagtttggtacttgggtagttgctgctagctccactgCTTTTGTGTTGCAGTCGTATGACCCCTTCATGTCTCcgtgcagggagagtactcaCTTGGGTCCCGgtatcttgagtactaagtacacgtagtgtgggatggccatgaatttggccaatgctggtcttctgaGGATGACGTGGTACGATGTTTCAAAGTCCGCTACCTTGAACCGGATGTATTCTATCCGGTAGAGTTTTTTGGTCctaaaggtaactggcaaaaccacccaTCCAAGGAGTACAACCGCGTTTCCttggacgatcccatagaacgAAGAGTTtgtcggggtgagcatatcggtgatgtcgaggcccattatgacggaacacctcggattaactcaactaaagcatggttaagtcgcttaacacgcgatcctcatgccttaatcgagttaactcgatgtgccgtcaaatttcatccaatttaaccacttgacaggaccgagttagcacaacccacacgaaggtgagtggttccagagaatacaacagatccaccattGGTTTAACAGTGTATTACATACTAgttaaaatcagagttttacaaaggttgaaagaaaacaacagaaggcaaaaGCACGGCGGAAGctaatcgtcggggtcggatgtccctggtgaggccagccaggacatcagtgattccattccccgccgtccgaggaaggatcccactcgaccgtccaacccagagggagctgggcggccaagtgctagtagcaagctctgaagttgcaacttcacctgaaaaagagaagccacaaacaagactgagcttctaagctcaacaagacttaaccgaccggtgggaaaagctattccaccacttctagacatgcaaggctctttggctgaggggtttgtttgcctaAAAGCGCTATgttagatccttattttcaagttttagctcagattctaagttcattaaccagtctatgttggcaacttatactaagcaagcatacatccaactttatgtatataagctcatcatcaagaccatgtcatcatcagacttcttcattactcagtgtagcattgcgatcaagcagtctcaaactgtgagaggcagacgaatcgattcgagttctttaaccatgcatggtgaacctaacctcacgacatccgcgcaccaccgagggtcgcttcctgtgtcggccttccccatcaattccctaacccgtgtcgggtccacttcctttcgtgcaaggttccacagatcCAGCCtttgccgttctgtgaccacacttgccaccacgtgtggccgcaggggaacttcgttccaaggacagtggagcaactgctcacgtccaggttcaatcaggtactaggcttccccatcccatactgggtatgagattagtacattcaaacacttgatcacgagcaccaccactgtcgggccttaacaggttcaataaacagacggggtgatcagccgaccaccaaaagagttaaccaaaatcctgccccgtccatcgtccttatagttgtaacagaaggaaaacaaccaactcctataactcgcgagtgataggaaatcacttggcttttaccgattcctatttaagtattgcaactactcgacccaacagactagtgttcagatcaaaggaactatgtcatgcatctagggttgcaaacaactcctatacgtaaatgcacattcataagaaggaaggtatgtgcaagtttagaaagttgggttcatgctccggggcttgccttcaagcggggtggaggtgAACTGGTCTTCAGCGGGGGCTGCTTTGGCTTCTGGgatcggcggctcagctacagatccgtcttcaggcgccagatgaagctcgtaggtgccgtcggtgaGATGTATCTCTatacgaatgcaaatgcaggagttagcatatagacggttatttcaacaacacttgcaagtttaagctcagacacttgtagcaaagctacagaaaaggtgggggagttcaactttagttggtggagaacaagataaaagggtcggatggaggtaaacttgtgatctgacccttaaagttCATGAATAACTGTGccggggtccttagacttaacacagagaagtcctcaaTATTTTACACAGATGCCCTCGGGTCAAGGGGAAAGATACAGTCGAGCCTTCGGGCAAGACGGATAGGGGTCGACGAacagacaaggtcgggcgagacggaaaaaggggtcgggcgaaccggaaagggatcggcagcttaccttcaggtctactggtgaaacTTTGGGGGTCAGGAAGGaccagacttgggcggaagactaaagcactaaggcttgggcagcggcgaggtttgacggtgctccggcggcggcggagcttcttgtgggcgaCAAGAGAGCTTTAGCACAGCGTggaggagcagacggctggtgggttggggagaagtgGGTTTGAGTGGAGAGGGAAACTTTTCGAGATTTCAGCGGAAGTGCTTAGGTGCTCTCAGAGTatgggcggcgaaacagcgacggcgaaggaactccggtgggactctggtattcccttttatagctgcgaggaagagagagatttcgtGCAGCACGAAGACCGAGAAGAGAAAGGATgaagtgcgctgccatggcggtgattgagcggcgatgggcggcggaacagagcttcggagacagggtcttcggccattgggcactggagacaaggcggtgcaggcgcggttttgccgggatttagatttggcgaaggcgagcGTAGTCTGgtcgcgtcgagcggcggatttgactggGGTGTGACAGGAAGAAAGGCGCcacaagcgaggttgcagcaggcgaagtgacagggcgagcggtggcgcgggcgagcgcgaaataGCGGATTGTCGGGGCATAATACTGGCAAgacggaaaaaggagctgtcgcggtcGGAATCGTGGTTGGCGAGAGCGGAATCGTCGTGGAGCGAGTTCGTGGGCGAcgtgactgtggagaggcggaaaagccgaAGGTCATCGGGGCTTgtagccggggatccgggcgagatgatgggtgcgggtcgcgaggcggtctgacacagcagcggcaaaactctgccactGCAGctacggggcaccttggcgcggctggcatgggcgcgagcgagacgaggcgaggcagaaagcgttgcagagggcttccgctgtgaTTGGGGGGAAGGGCGtgttgatccatcctgtcgcggctgGTGACTGGGcaaggcggcgggcgtcggagggatcaagccacgcggcggggaagctttgaagcgggcgcatgctgctcgggcgcgtctgcctcgggagatccggggagaaagattgcgggtccaccagtcaatctcggttgttccacagctccaagattgaaaagAACACTGCCTTTAGGGACTTAGAAAGGATCCAGaggttttggttgggttttcaggggtccgGGTTGAGAACCGGATTTGAGCGCTCATGCTCGGGAAGAGCTGAGACAGcaggattagggactcggattaagattaactcggctgatcaaccagggtcgttacacccatcttcttcagtgtcttggcgaacaggaAGTTGAGaccgctgccgctgtcgatgagtactttggtaagtctgGAGCTAGCGACAACCgggtccaggacgaggggaTATCGTCGTGGGTCTGAAAAACTAGTCCactggtccttcctggagaaggtaattggcacctcagaccatttgaggaacgttggcgtcgcaagttcaatggacattatctctcgaagagtgagCTCTGGGGAccacttagtagcagtacccgtggttccgccgaaaatgacgttgtcggtgttggatgggttctgaaatttgccattgtcaccatcgtcttTGTCTTCCTTGGTCTTGCTTttgtctttggtgccagatggctGTGGCAGTTTCTTGATGATTTTgtgtagactgaaacaatcagacacagagtgcttgtggtatgtgTGCCATTGGcattgtttcttcaggagctcattAAACGACGGTATGTCTTGGTTCTTGCCGCCACCCTTCTTAGACGACCGCGAGATTGCTGCGATAGTATTGTTaggcttgcgcttgcggttgtgacttctcgagtagttatttcggttgtcattgttagggCGATCATTGCGGTTCTTATCATTGCATTGACCATTGTTCTAATTGTTGTTGTGCTGACCCTTGTTGTGATTGGATTCGAACCTTgcgatctccctatcttcttcatctgcccatatTTGTACCATAattttgagagatttgacattaGCAGGGTGTCTTCTACCGAAATTTTGAAATATCCGGCGGTCGTGGAGGCCGTTTTGGAAGCAGTCAAGGACGTCGCGCTCCGTGACATCCacaattgtggccttcttgtcgaaaaaGCGATGTAAGTAGCTCCGCAGGATTTTGCCTTCTTGTTggttgacttgagacaagtcgatcatgTTACCAGGACATTGCATTGCctctgcgtagttgttggtgagcgccaccttgaggtcctttCACGAGTCAATGGAGTTCTTGTCCAACGATTCGAGCCATTTGAGTGACGCACCTCTATGCAgatagggaagtagatgactttggtgtcgtcgtttccctGAGCTACTTgtactgacagtgagtagcaTTGGAGCTATTGGATTAGGTCTTACTttccatcatacttggtgatgcccgagggtttgaactttttgggtagagttgtcctcctcacacgtctggagaaggcggggaacccgttAGTATCATCTCCTGGatgttcgacttcttgctcgcgctcgcgccgtcgtccatcgatgatggtacgggcgtcGCGACTGGCGTTGGTCTTGTTGCGGAGGTCTCCTACTGGGCGTTCAGGTTCTGGGTTAGTCCCACGATGGCCTCGACCTCCTGAGGGTCCTTCCCAACTACCTTCGGCtctagcttggcttggtctggcaccgCCGAGAtgacttggtctggacggagggcttctatggctactgccatgttgactttgCTGGAATGTGGTGCGTTGGACTAACTATATCCGATTCTGTTGATCAAGTTGTTCATCGCGAGTTCTGCTAGTTCAGCCAACTGCCTAGTGTATTTGTTGTGGGGCATTGCGAGGGtaatgagatcaatagacgcgatGATAGCCAagggagtacgatggtgacacgtttgaactgcttcaaaggcgttatccaggttCTAGATTGGTAGGTCTGCTGCAagacggtggcggcgctctGCTCTTGTGGTGTTTCTTTctcgtcgtcgagttctttgagcttcggtctcttctcAGACAATGttggtggtgagctcatcctgcgagacgtcaTCTAGGTGATGCTCGTGTCACGGGTTTATTTCCCGTTGCTCTTTTTCTTCGTCCTCTTGTCCAGCAATGACGGCGAAGAGTTCTCGTTCTGGAAAGTGGCTTCCCGAGCTTAAAATAATAACCTCCGCGATGTCGCTttcctcgtagatgggtgacagaggagctccctcctggtacgggagagtgtcgGGGAAGGCAACGAGGCGCGAATCATTGTCCTTAGCAAGAGCGgttggcttcatgttgggccagtgcacgaatctgccttggggagttgatgtgattaccaggccctatTGTGGACCTAATAAAGGAATCTCCTCGTCCCGATCTGAGTAGtaatccgagtagtagtcgaggtcctcgaccGCATCTGTATCGGATTGTGATTTGGACAGGGCCGCCTGATTAACAG from Setaria italica strain Yugu1 chromosome II, Setaria_italica_v2.0, whole genome shotgun sequence encodes the following:
- the LOC101779291 gene encoding transcription repressor OFP1-like; the protein is MSSWFYKLRHKRGGAAIAGGEPDDVAKPVAPAPSPCSPNRASYYVPSRERVLPPPRPAREDNPRLRDTHFPRSPQPSDIVFDVVARRDDHRFKPMPELKLRPILTRHGAASADSTSAAASPTARVRPRFHVRPPPSHRRKAAALPTAEVEEKEEACARRSRRRRRSASRLRPWMYESLVVVKDSADPEEDFLESMAEMIAANGVRSPRGLEELLACYLALNAPDHHCAIVAAFRRAWVHLHSVPPPPARGRCMHESRLI